In Desulfobacterales bacterium, the sequence GCTGGGCAAAAGCCAATGCGACACTACCCAGCACCATAACCATAACCAATGTTAATAAATGAACTTTTTTCATCTTCACCCCCTGTTATTTTTTAATGATAAAATGGAGCAAACCCTGCTCCCTCCGGGTCTCGATCAACGTACCGCCGACCTCTCTACAGAGTCTCGGGATCGTCTCCCTGGTACTGTTGTCATTACAAACCACCTCGAGCAACTCCCCCTCCCCCATTTCCTTCAGGGCCTTCCTGGCAACAAACATCGGCCGGGGACAAAGGAGCCCGCAGACATCAACAACCCTGTCGATCCTGTTTGTCCCGGCCATTCCGCTGCCCCTGCTACGGTTCTTGTTCGGAATCGATCCTGCTGGACATTGTTGCCGGCCCAACGCTATGTCATGCTTAATGCAAGGGGGATGCCAGACTGAACAGGAAACAAGATACCGGGAGAAAAAAACAGGACCCGGCAGCGGGAAAACCGCTCCCCCGGGACGATGGCACCCGGTGGGACCGTGCCGGCAATGATCCTGGACAAGACGCGTTCCAGCCGTCAGCCCCGGCGGTTGTGCCGTTTGGCACACTCCTGGGCCGCCGGCTGTCCCGAACGGGACAACATCCGGCTGCGATCAAGACGGCGCAACCGATCAGGACGGGCGAAAAAAACAGGCCCCCCGGGCAACCGCCAACAGGGGAAGAAGTGAATTCAGATCGAATATGGTATATATGAACCGGTACCGGACATTACCGGTCCGGCGCACTGATAACGAAACCTCATCCAGGACAAAAGGC encodes:
- a CDS encoding sulfurtransferase TusA family protein, which encodes MAGTNRIDRVVDVCGLLCPRPMFVARKALKEMGEGELLEVVCNDNSTRETIPRLCREVGGTLIETRREQGLLHFIIKK